The following is a genomic window from Streptomyces lincolnensis.
CTTCGGCCCACACTCCGCGGTCGTCCGGGCCGCGGCAGGCCATCGTCTCGGTCATCGCATCCAATGTCGCGCCCTCGGCGCGCAGGTCACGGTCGTAGGAGACCCAGCCGGTGATGCCACACATACATGTACCTCCCGCGTCCGGCCCACCCGAGGGACCTCGCCCACCTGCGGCTTTGTGCAGGTGGGTACACCCTCCGGCAAACCAGTTGTATCTAGCACCTATGTGACGAGCGTGTGCCACGTCCCGGATGCGGGTCAACACGGATGTAACACGAGGAGGCCCGCCACCCCCGCACTTTCGGCCGGGCTTTGCGAGTGCGATATACGCGGACCCGCTCCCCGCCGGGCGAATCCGGTCAGGAATCAGCCAAGGACAAAGACTTGCCCAAGACTTGCGCCCCCGTCAGGACTCCCAGTGGGCAAGCCGCCGCAGGAACCGCGCCGCGCCGGTGAATCCGTCGTCGCCGAGCAGCTCACGCAGTTCGGCGTTGAAGCGGTCGATCTCCGGCTGGGCGGCACGCAGCGCGGCCTCCCCGGGGTCGGTCAACTCCAGCACCACGGCCCGGTGTTCTTGGGGATGGGCCCGCCTGGCAAGCAGACCGGCCCCCGTGAGCCGCCCCACCAGGCCGGTGACGGCGGACTCGCGCAGCCCGAGCGCGCGGGCCAACCGCTGCTGAGTGAGGCCCGGTTCGTCCCGCACCGCGAACAGCGCACCGAGCTGTGCCGTGGTGATCCCGGCGGCGGCCAGCATCCGGCGGTCGGCCGTGGTGCGCAGCCGGTGCGCCGCCCGCTGGAGCAGGAAGTACAGACGCTGGTCGTCGGAGTCGGACATGGGCCGATGTTGACAGACGGCACCACCCCGCGCCACTCTCACTTCACTACTGAAGTGAGGTGCTGGACGATGCGGACACTGGACTTCGCGCTGGCCCGCAAGACCCTGGCGGCGCAGCCCTTCAGCGCCCTGCTCGGCGCCCGCCTGACGGCGTTCGGCGGGGGCGAGGCGACGCTCGAACTGGACATCCGGGAGGAACTGCTCCAGCAGCACGGCACCCTGCACGGCGGCGTCCTCGGCTACGCGGCGGACAACGCGCTCTCCTTCGCCGCGGGCTCCGTCGCCGGCCCCGGGGTGCTGGCGGCCGGCCTCACCATCGACTTCCTGCGGCCCGCCCGGGGTGAGGTCCTGCGCGCCCGCGCCCGGGTCGTCCGGGCCGGCCGTACCCGCATCGTCTGCCGCTGCGACCTCACCACCGTCGACGGCGACGGCACCGAGGCCCTGTGCGCCGTGGCCCAGGGATCACTCGCCGTGGTCGAGCGGCCGGCCGGAGCCGAGCAGCCCCCGGGATGAGGCCGCGGCACCCGGCGGGCGCGCGGTGTCGTGTCAGGTACGCGATGGGTCACCGCCACCGACCGAATATCCCGGATGTCCGCACCGGTTGCCCCTAATGCCCGATCCCCGAATCGGTCCTATGGTGCTGATATGGAGCACGCACTCAGCCCCGCGACCCTCTCCGAACTGCGCCGTCCGCGGCCC
Proteins encoded in this region:
- a CDS encoding MarR family winged helix-turn-helix transcriptional regulator — its product is MSDSDDQRLYFLLQRAAHRLRTTADRRMLAAAGITTAQLGALFAVRDEPGLTQQRLARALGLRESAVTGLVGRLTGAGLLARRAHPQEHRAVVLELTDPGEAALRAAQPEIDRFNAELRELLGDDGFTGAARFLRRLAHWES
- a CDS encoding PaaI family thioesterase; translation: MRTLDFALARKTLAAQPFSALLGARLTAFGGGEATLELDIREELLQQHGTLHGGVLGYAADNALSFAAGSVAGPGVLAAGLTIDFLRPARGEVLRARARVVRAGRTRIVCRCDLTTVDGDGTEALCAVAQGSLAVVERPAGAEQPPG